The Kocuria turfanensis genome contains the following window.
CTCGACCGGGGGTGAGCCGCGCCGCCGGACCCGCCGCATCCGGAGGGCCCCGCCCCGCCGGCGACCACCGCACACCCCCTCACGCCACTGCGTCGCTCGCCCGCACCGGTCGCCCTCCCCCCGGCCGGCCTCCCCCAGCCGCTCGCCCCCAGACCCGCACCCCACCAGCCGCCCGACACAGGAGCACCGCATGACCGAGGACACCGGCATCCGCACCACCACCCTCACCCGGCGGCAGACCGCCCCCAACCCGGGCCCGATGACCCTGGAGGGCACCAATTCGTGGGTGATCGGGGCGCCGGGACAGGAGGACGTCGTCGTCGTGGACCCCGGACCGGCCGACCGCGGGCACCTCGCCGTGCTGGCCGCGGCCGGACGCACGGTCCTCACGCTCGTCACCCACCGGCACGCGGACCACACGGAGGGCGTCGCGGACTTCCACGCCCTCACCGGAGCACCCGTGCGCGCCTTCCGGCCCGAGTTCTGCCGGGACGCGCCCCCGCTGGCCGACCGCGAGACCATCGAGGCCGCCGGGTGCCGGATCCGGGTCCTGCACACCCCGGGGCACACCTCCGACTCCGTGAGCTTCCACCTGCCCGAGGACACCCCGGCCGGCACGCCGGGGCCCGGCCGGTCCGCCGCGCCGGCCGCGGGCCCGGGGTCGGTGCTCACCGGGGACACGGTCCTGGGGCGCGGGACCACGATGCTCGACCACCCGGACGGGAGCCTCGGCGACTACCTGCGCTCCCTGCAGCGCCTGGCGGTGCTGGGCGGCGCCCTCGTGCTGCCCGCGCACGGGGACGTGCGCGAGGACGCCGAGGCGGTGTGCGAGGAGCTGCTCGAGCACCGGATGGAGCGCCTGGCCGAGGTGCGTGAGGCCCTGCGGGACCTCGGCCGCGGCGCCAGCCTCGAGGCGATCACCGCACGCATCTACGCCGACGTCCCCGCGCACGTGCTGCCGGCCGCCCGGAGCTCGGTGGGGGCGCAGCTGGCCTACCTCGGCTTCTGAGCCGCCGGAGCGGCAGCGCCCGGGCCGGTCGCGCTCAGCGAACGGCCACGGCGTCCCCCGCCGGGGACACGGCTGTCCCGTAGGTCGGCTCGCGCCGCTTGAGCCAGCCGATCGCCGCGTAGGTCAGGGGCATGACGAGGACCTCGACCAGCACCTTGTAGGCGTAGCCGACGACCACGTAGTTCAGGAAGTCCGGGAGCGTGCTGATCCCGATGATCGGCGCCGCCACCGTGCAGAAGACGACGGTGTCCACGAGCTCGCCGACCAGGGTCGAGCCGATGAGCCGGGCCCACAGGTGGCGCTCCCGCGTGCGGGCCTTGATCCGCACCATGACGAAGGCGTTGAGCAGCTGCCCCGCGAGGTAGCCCAGCAGGGAGCCCGCCACGATGAGCGGAACGGGGCCCAGGACGGACTCGAAGGCCTCCTGGCCCTCGTAGAACGCGGCCGGGGGCAGGGCGATGACGAGCCAGAACACCACCGAGGAGAACAGGCCCGCCGCGAAGGACGTGACGATGGCCCGCCGGGCGGCACGGAAGCCGTAGACCTCCGCGACGACGTCGCCCAGCACGTACGCGAGCGGGAACAGGAAGAAGCCCCCGTCGGTGAGGACGGGGCCGAAGGCGACCCCCTTGGTCGCGGCGACGTTGGAGAGCACGAGGACCACGCAGTAGGCCGCCACGATCAGGTCGAAGTACGTGCGCGGACGGTGGGCGAAGCCGGCGGGAGCAGGGCCTGCGGAGGAGGACACGGTGGGTCACCAATCTGTCGGACCGCGGCACCGGCCCGGGAGGAGCCGGGCC
Protein-coding sequences here:
- a CDS encoding MBL fold metallo-hydrolase; protein product: MTEDTGIRTTTLTRRQTAPNPGPMTLEGTNSWVIGAPGQEDVVVVDPGPADRGHLAVLAAAGRTVLTLVTHRHADHTEGVADFHALTGAPVRAFRPEFCRDAPPLADRETIEAAGCRIRVLHTPGHTSDSVSFHLPEDTPAGTPGPGRSAAPAAGPGSVLTGDTVLGRGTTMLDHPDGSLGDYLRSLQRLAVLGGALVLPAHGDVREDAEAVCEELLEHRMERLAEVREALRDLGRGASLEAITARIYADVPAHVLPAARSSVGAQLAYLGF
- a CDS encoding queuosine precursor transporter — its product is MSSSAGPAPAGFAHRPRTYFDLIVAAYCVVLVLSNVAATKGVAFGPVLTDGGFFLFPLAYVLGDVVAEVYGFRAARRAIVTSFAAGLFSSVVFWLVIALPPAAFYEGQEAFESVLGPVPLIVAGSLLGYLAGQLLNAFVMVRIKARTRERHLWARLIGSTLVGELVDTVVFCTVAAPIIGISTLPDFLNYVVVGYAYKVLVEVLVMPLTYAAIGWLKRREPTYGTAVSPAGDAVAVR